The following proteins are encoded in a genomic region of Trichocoleus sp. FACHB-46:
- a CDS encoding glycosyltransferase family 2 protein, which translates to MTSKLSKLPVSVLIPAKNEEENLPACLASVARADEVFVVDSQSSDRSIEISESLGANVVQFHFNGRWPKKKNWSLENLPFRNEWVLIVDCDERITPELWDEIAAVIQQPDCNGYYLNRRVFFLGKWIRHGGKYPDWNLRLFRHAKGRYENLNTEEIRNTGDNEVHEHVVLEGKVGYLKNDMLHEDFRDLFHWLERHNRYSNWEARVYLNLLTGNGEDGTIGANLFGDSVQRKRFLKKIWVQLPFKPLLRFILFYIIRLGFLDGKAGYIYGRLLSQYEYQIGVKLYELRDCGGKLNTSSTPKAVQPAPQPEAAPTQSPL; encoded by the coding sequence ATGACCTCCAAGCTCTCCAAGCTTCCAGTCTCCGTTCTAATTCCGGCTAAAAACGAAGAGGAAAATCTTCCAGCTTGTCTGGCTAGCGTTGCTAGAGCCGACGAAGTGTTTGTGGTCGATTCTCAAAGTAGCGATCGCTCGATCGAAATTTCCGAAAGCCTGGGCGCGAATGTGGTGCAATTCCACTTCAATGGTCGCTGGCCCAAAAAGAAAAACTGGTCTTTAGAAAATCTACCCTTCCGCAACGAGTGGGTGCTAATCGTCGATTGTGACGAGCGGATTACACCTGAGCTATGGGATGAAATTGCGGCTGTCATTCAGCAACCCGACTGCAACGGCTACTACCTGAATCGCCGGGTGTTTTTCCTGGGCAAGTGGATTCGTCATGGTGGCAAATATCCCGACTGGAACCTGCGGCTCTTCCGACACGCAAAAGGCCGCTACGAGAACCTCAATACCGAAGAAATCCGCAACACAGGGGACAATGAAGTTCACGAGCATGTGGTTTTAGAAGGCAAGGTCGGCTACCTGAAAAACGACATGCTGCACGAAGACTTCCGCGACTTATTCCACTGGTTAGAGCGCCACAACCGCTACTCCAACTGGGAAGCTCGCGTTTACCTCAACTTGCTTACGGGTAATGGTGAGGATGGCACGATCGGCGCTAACTTGTTCGGCGACTCAGTCCAGCGCAAGCGTTTCTTGAAAAAGATTTGGGTACAGTTACCCTTTAAGCCGCTGCTACGCTTTATTTTGTTCTACATCATCCGTCTAGGCTTTTTGGATGGCAAAGCGGGCTACATCTACGGGCGCTTATTGAGCCAGTATGAGTACCAAATCGGCGTCAAGTTGTACGAGTTACGCGA
- the galE gene encoding UDP-glucose 4-epimerase GalE, with the protein MAEAKPTILVTGGAGYIGSHAVLALQQAGYEVVVLDNLVYGHRDLVEQVLKVELVVGDTSDRVLLDQVFATHNIAAVMHFAAYAYVGESVTDPAKYYQNNVMGTLTLLEAMLAASIKQFVFSSTCATYGVPTTVPIPEDHPQQPINPYGASKLMVERILADFDVAYGLKSVCFRYFNAAGADPGGLLGEDHNPETHLLPLVLMTALGQRESVSIFGTDYPTPDGTCIRDYIHVADLATAHLLGLEYLLQGGNSEVFNLGNGNGFSVRQVIEVAQQVTGKSIAAVEHDRRPGDPPSLIGSGDKARSLLNWQPQYSSLHDILSHAWQWHQKRHRTCH; encoded by the coding sequence GTGGCAGAAGCCAAACCCACGATTTTGGTGACAGGTGGAGCAGGGTACATCGGCTCCCATGCAGTTTTAGCGCTCCAGCAAGCGGGCTACGAAGTCGTAGTTTTAGACAATTTGGTCTACGGGCACCGTGATTTGGTAGAACAGGTGCTAAAAGTTGAGCTTGTGGTGGGAGATACCAGCGATCGCGTCCTCCTAGACCAAGTCTTTGCTACTCACAACATTGCAGCGGTGATGCACTTTGCCGCCTATGCCTATGTGGGCGAATCGGTCACAGACCCAGCCAAGTATTACCAAAACAATGTCATGGGGACGTTGACGCTGCTAGAAGCGATGCTAGCCGCCTCGATTAAACAGTTTGTTTTCTCCTCTACTTGTGCCACCTACGGCGTTCCTACAACGGTACCGATTCCGGAGGATCACCCGCAGCAGCCGATCAATCCCTATGGGGCGAGTAAGCTGATGGTGGAGCGGATATTAGCAGACTTTGATGTCGCCTATGGTCTCAAGTCTGTGTGTTTCCGCTACTTCAACGCAGCAGGAGCCGATCCGGGTGGCCTACTGGGAGAAGATCACAACCCCGAAACCCATCTACTACCCCTGGTCCTCATGACCGCCTTGGGCCAACGAGAGTCTGTGTCAATTTTTGGCACTGATTATCCGACGCCCGATGGCACCTGCATTCGCGACTACATTCACGTCGCTGATCTGGCTACAGCTCATCTTTTAGGGTTAGAGTATCTGCTGCAAGGTGGTAACAGTGAGGTATTTAATTTGGGGAACGGGAATGGCTTTTCGGTGCGACAGGTGATTGAAGTTGCTCAACAGGTAACTGGGAAATCTATTGCCGCCGTTGAGCACGATCGCCGCCCGGGTGATCCCCCCAGTTTGATTGGCAGTGGCGACAAGGCGCGATCGCTGCTGAATTGGCAACCCCAATATTCCAGCCTGCATGATATTCTGTCTCACGCTTGGCAGTGGCATCAGAAGCGCCATCGGACCTGTCACTGA
- a CDS encoding glycosyltransferase family 2 protein, with product MPDPQISAVICTHNREQYLGAAIDSLLEQDFPHFEVIVVDNASTDRTREIVEARLSHPRLQYIYEPVPGLSVARNTGAKVARSSIIAYLDDDAEASPGWLSALYRAYQSNERLAIAGGKVTLLWPPNVTAPRWLSPGLAANLGDYDLGDAIVQIQNPNLTPRGLNYSVRRTFLDQIGGFDVNLGRVGKNLLSNEELYLTEQALKRDWQVAYIPDALVAHNVSLERTKAAWFLNRGWWQGISEHYREKVSGRTGAGQLRRGGERLVRGLYKSLKYFADPAQRFDNFVYAYCQIGYLQAVIQGMLATSDSKQPELSASGTKRPDS from the coding sequence ATGCCTGATCCGCAGATTTCTGCCGTAATTTGTACCCATAACCGGGAGCAATATTTAGGTGCAGCAATTGATAGCCTGCTGGAGCAGGATTTCCCCCATTTTGAAGTGATTGTGGTGGATAACGCCTCTACCGATCGCACCCGCGAGATTGTGGAAGCGCGTTTGTCTCATCCCCGCTTGCAATATATTTACGAGCCAGTTCCCGGTCTTTCGGTCGCCCGCAATACTGGGGCGAAGGTGGCTAGAAGTAGCATTATTGCTTATCTAGATGATGATGCGGAAGCTAGCCCAGGATGGCTGAGTGCGCTTTATCGAGCTTACCAAAGCAATGAAAGACTCGCGATCGCGGGCGGGAAGGTGACGTTGCTTTGGCCTCCAAATGTCACGGCTCCGCGCTGGTTGTCTCCCGGATTGGCGGCAAATTTGGGCGACTATGACTTGGGTGATGCGATCGTCCAAATTCAAAACCCCAACCTCACCCCGCGTGGCCTCAATTACTCGGTACGTCGGACTTTCTTAGATCAAATTGGTGGGTTTGATGTCAACTTAGGGCGAGTAGGCAAAAACCTCCTCTCCAATGAGGAACTTTACCTGACTGAGCAAGCCTTAAAGCGAGACTGGCAAGTTGCTTACATTCCCGATGCCCTAGTGGCTCACAATGTCTCTTTGGAGCGCACCAAAGCTGCTTGGTTCCTGAATCGAGGCTGGTGGCAGGGAATTAGTGAGCATTACCGCGAAAAAGTGTCAGGCCGTACCGGAGCAGGCCAGCTACGCCGGGGTGGAGAGCGTCTAGTGCGAGGGTTGTATAAATCCCTCAAATATTTTGCTGACCCAGCCCAGCGCTTTGATAATTTTGTCTACGCTTACTGTCAAATTGGTTATCTACAGGCTGTCATTCAAGGCATGCTAGCCACCTCAGACAGCAAGCAACCTGAACTCAGTGCTTCAGGCACTAAGCGACCTGACTCGTAA